In Kaistella faecalis, a genomic segment contains:
- a CDS encoding S8 family serine peptidase gives MKKILIAATFLSGVASFAQSADAALDPMKDKDLMTWYHKDFSSSNTYGVNTQNAYKYLESKGLKAKPVIVGVLDSGVEVDHPGLIKNMWKNPNEVPNNGKDDDGNGYIDDIHGWNFIGGKNGDVDIDNMEVTRVVKKYQSVFEGPNSATNKANQAKMAEEFAMYMKSKEIFTKKSIEAKQGYETYSRIQKMIPDMVKMLNGQNLTPEVVASLKPASQEQAMAASVLGQVAQDPSVKGKSPAEVQKFLEAQMKEALDYYTPQATQQYNLDFDPRTSVVGDNYDDYTQKYYGNNNYEGPDAQHGTHVAGIIAGYPQGTETQYGVGYKTAKIMTVRTVPNGDERDKDVANAIRYAVDNGAKILNMSFGKPVSPGKSVVWDAFKYAQTKGVLLVKAAGNENENIFENVYYPTNFKDINDAKPFVNNMLVVGASTNNNEFLRADFSNYNQKMVNVFAPGDKIYSTVPDGKYEYLQGTSMASPVVAGAASVLLAYMPNLKPEQIIESLVKTSNKSSVNAMINSNTNNRFDLISEAGGVIDVRKAAEYAFTNFYKPTASAPVAKAKVVKKTPKKVVKKVIKRK, from the coding sequence ATGAAAAAAATACTAATTGCAGCTACCTTCCTTTCAGGAGTTGCATCTTTTGCGCAGAGTGCAGATGCCGCTTTAGACCCGATGAAGGACAAAGATCTGATGACCTGGTATCACAAAGATTTTTCTTCCTCAAATACTTACGGAGTCAATACCCAAAACGCTTATAAATATCTTGAATCGAAAGGATTAAAGGCCAAACCTGTAATCGTGGGAGTTTTGGATAGTGGAGTGGAAGTTGATCATCCGGGTCTAATAAAAAACATGTGGAAAAATCCTAATGAAGTTCCAAATAACGGAAAAGATGACGACGGAAACGGATATATTGATGACATACATGGTTGGAACTTTATCGGTGGAAAAAACGGTGACGTAGATATCGATAATATGGAAGTGACCAGGGTTGTTAAGAAATACCAATCTGTTTTTGAAGGTCCAAATTCTGCAACAAATAAAGCAAATCAGGCAAAAATGGCGGAGGAATTTGCCATGTACATGAAATCAAAGGAAATCTTCACCAAAAAAAGTATCGAAGCTAAACAGGGTTACGAAACATATTCCAGAATTCAAAAAATGATTCCTGATATGGTGAAGATGCTGAACGGCCAGAATCTTACTCCTGAAGTTGTCGCTTCACTAAAACCTGCCAGTCAGGAACAGGCTATGGCAGCTTCGGTTTTAGGTCAGGTTGCGCAGGATCCTTCTGTAAAAGGAAAATCACCTGCAGAGGTTCAGAAGTTTTTGGAAGCGCAGATGAAAGAAGCTTTAGATTATTACACACCGCAGGCTACTCAGCAGTATAATCTCGATTTCGATCCAAGAACGTCTGTTGTTGGCGATAATTACGACGATTACACTCAGAAATATTACGGTAACAATAATTATGAAGGTCCTGATGCACAGCACGGAACTCACGTTGCGGGAATCATCGCAGGTTATCCTCAGGGAACAGAAACGCAATACGGTGTTGGTTACAAAACGGCAAAAATTATGACCGTAAGAACTGTGCCCAATGGTGATGAACGCGATAAAGATGTTGCAAACGCAATAAGATACGCGGTTGATAACGGAGCTAAAATCCTGAATATGAGTTTTGGTAAACCTGTTTCTCCTGGTAAATCGGTGGTTTGGGATGCATTTAAGTATGCACAGACTAAAGGCGTTCTTTTGGTAAAAGCAGCGGGAAATGAAAATGAAAACATTTTTGAGAATGTTTATTATCCTACCAATTTTAAAGATATCAATGATGCTAAACCATTTGTAAATAATATGCTTGTTGTGGGTGCATCAACTAATAATAACGAGTTTTTGAGAGCTGATTTCTCGAATTATAACCAGAAAATGGTAAATGTTTTCGCGCCTGGAGATAAAATTTACTCCACTGTTCCGGACGGTAAGTATGAATATCTGCAGGGAACTTCAATGGCATCACCTGTGGTAGCCGGCGCGGCTTCAGTTCTTTTGGCATATATGCCAAACCTGAAACCCGAGCAGATTATCGAGTCGCTTGTGAAAACTTCTAATAAATCATCTGTTAACGCGATGATCAACTCCAATACAAACAACAGATTCGATTTAATTTCTGAGGCTGGAGGGGTAATCGATGTTCGCAAAGCCGCGGAATATGCGTTTACAAACTTCTATAAGCCAACTGCTTCGGCACCCGTTGCTAAAGCAAAAGTGGTAAAGAAGACTCCTAAAAAAGTGGTAAAGAAAGTTATTAAAAGAAAATAA